Genomic DNA from Bryobacter aggregatus MPL3:
TGCGCTTGTTTCCATTGCAAGCCTGGTATCGCTGGGTATCTTATTCTGGTTCGGTCTCCACGCCGGCTATGTGCAGGATGACTTTGCCTGGCTCAATCTCAATAGCCGTTTGCTCCAAGGCGACGGCCTGAGCACTCTGCTGTTTGCCCCTATGGCGCAAGGAACCGTGAGGACACTCAGCGAACGCCTCCCCTATCTGCTCTCAGCACACTTCTTTGGATTCGATCCTCTTCCGATGCGAATCCTCTGGGCAGTGCTGAGCCTTCTGAATGTCTGGATCTGGGTCAAGCTCTTGCGCCTGCCGTTGCCAAGCGCACTGCTCTGTATCGCGATCTGGTACTTGAATCCGGCGCTGGAGAAAGCACAACTGTGGCCAGCCGCGTTGAATCAGACGATGCAGGCCTTGGCCATCGGCCTGGCTCTCTGGCTCCATGATCGTCCGAAGTGGTTGTTACCAGTCTTCTGTCTCTCCCTCCTCGTACACGAGCTTTGCCTGCTGATTCCTTTTTATCTCTTGGCGATGGACGGCTGGCCCATCCTGCGTAAGGCCTACTGGCGCGTGATGGCAGGGATCTCAATTCTCTTCTTCCTGGGACATCGATGGGCAGGCCGCAGTCTGGCGAATCACACCTACCAGATTTCCTTGGGACCACAGGAGTGGCTCCACAACCTGCTGCACTACTTTCAGCTCGCGACACCGCAGAGTTGGCTCTTCTGGCTCGCATTTCTGGGACTCGCCGCGCTGGCCTGCTGGCCTTCTAGAATTCGACTCACTGCCCTGCCCTTTGCACTCCTTTCGACAGTGCTGGTCTACTGCAGCTTGCCCAACATCCAGAACGGATACTATCTGTTTGTACCCCTTGCCGGATGCGTCCTGTTGCTTGCTCTTGTTTTTCGCAAGGCAGCAGAGCAATCGGAATCCCTGGGGGCGGTTGCGCTCGGACTTGGACTGCTCTTACTCAGTGCTGAACTGCGGGTCAGTTACCCGAAGCTACAGAAAAATGTCGCAGAATCCACCCGCTTCCGTTCCGTGATCGAGTTGGCCAGCCAGCAGGCCCAACTGGACCCGGAGCGGCCTGTTGTCGTCTCTGGTCTCAGCATGGGCCTCTATAGCCTGGGCTGGCGGGACTCGCCGTTTCGCGTTATTGGAGTCCGCAACGTCTATCTCGCACCAGAAGAAAGCCGGGCCATTTCCGATTCATTTGAAGTACTCTGGCACCGCCAGCATTTCCTCGATTGGAAACAGATCGATCGCCTCCGCCAATCGCGGCAAGCTCGCTTTGTGCACCTGGATCCGCGAGGGATTCGACTTTTACAGAATGAAGAAGTGGATGCAATCGCCAAGCTCGATCACGAGAAGAGCTTCGCGATTCGCCGGCCCGGACTCCACTTTGACCCGCCGGAAAGCGGCGACCGCGGCTGGCTCAAAGCGGAAAACGGCATGCGCTGGATGGAGCCATCCTTTTCAGTCGCCTTAGAGGCGGACGGCGGCGATCAAGTAGGCATCACGCTATTTACGATCGGTACGTGCGAACTCTCGCTACGCAATGCAGGAGTGGATATCGGCGAATTCACGCTCACGCCCGGGTGGAAGCGCTACGACTTACAAAGCCCACAGAGGATCAATCCAGCGACGCCGCTCGAAGGTCAAACCACTTCAGGCTGCCGGATTGCGGTTGAAAGCGTCGTCCTCGCTGCGCACTCGGAGTAGGACCGGTAGAGCCGCTCGAAGACCTCATCCCAGCTCTGCACAAACTTCGATTGGAGCGCCCCCTCGCGCAGGCGGAAACGATGCTCGGGATTCCGGGCAAGTGATGCAGCGGCAGCGACGAACTTCGCATCGCTCGAAGCGATCATGCCCGTGACCTCATTCTCAACCAGGAACTTCGGCCCGCCTCCGGTATTGACAACGCAGGGGGTACCGCAGGCAAGCGACTCGAGGATCACATTGCCGAAGGTGTCGGTCCAGCTCGGAAAGAGAAAGACGTCCATATTCGCGTAGGCTTCCGCCAGTTGCTCGCCGCGCAGCACGCCCGGCAATTCGACCGACTTCAGATTCTGCCGCAGCCACTCTCGCTCGCTGCCATCGCCAACGATCAGGAACTTGTAGTTCGTCACTCCTTCGGCGAGCAGCATCTCTTCCAGCTTCACCAGCAGCCGTACGTTCTTCTCAGGACGCAAACGGCCACAGAACCCCAAGACGAGCGTGGCGTCCCGGCGCGTGCGTCGCAACGGATGAAAGAGGTCACGCTCGACGCCACGGTGCATGAGCTGACACGGACGGCCAGTCTTCTGTTCGAGCATCCTGCGTAGTTCTTCATTGGGCGCCAGTAAAAGTCGCCCCATGCGGTAGTACAGACTTAAGGCATCAAGGGCTTTGCTCTCTGCGAACTGCTCCAGCTTCGAGCGCGAGCTTTCACCCAGAAAAGCGCCTACGATGCTCCCGAGACGGGTGCCCGCGTACTCGTGCAGGTTGGTGTGCCAACTGGCGAGAATTGGAACGCCCATGTGCTTTGCGGCCACCGCGCCAAGAATCCCCACATCGCTCGGACCGGTGATGTGGACCACGTCCGGCTGAAAGTCCCGGAATGCCTGCATCGTGCGCCGCCAGTGCCGCGCAAAGAACAGGTCGAAACTCATATTGTTATCCAGCGGAATGCCGAGCACAGTGCGCTTGAGACTCAACTCGAGATGATTCCCGGTGCGACGAAGCTCTGTCGTGGCACCGGCATGAACACTGAGAAAAGGGAGGTTTCTACGGCGCGCAAAGGCATCGAGATTGCGGCTGGTGTGGGCAACACCATTGATCTCATGAAAGGAATCTGTAAAAAACGCTACACGCATCTCGCGACTCCAGTCTGGGAGACCGGCAGCGCAAACAGCCGTTGCGTGAACAAGTCCTGGCTCTCCACAGATCTCAGGTCCATCATCTTTCGAGACGTCTGCCGTACACCATCCGGTTCCATCGTCGACAGGGAAGAAAGGCGCAACGTCAGGCCCAATCCCTATCGCTTCCAGGCTGCACGGTGTCCTTTACAGCCAGATCGCAACCGCGTGAATGTTCAAACAATTCCGGCTGGAATTGTTTTAGTCGTGTTGATGACCTTCGTGCTCATCAGCATCTTCCACCTCACTGAGGAAGATCGCCTCTTTGCCGTCGGCTTCAAGACGCATGTCGAGAGCAATCGCAACAGCAGTGGTCTCGTCGTGATTCAAGCCGCCGGCTTCCTTTTCAATTCGCTTGAAAAGGCTACGCATCCGGCTCGGCGATACGTCGCTCGGTACGGCCATCGAGTAAGCAAAGATCGCATCCTTGCGCACATCATCGTCCAGCATCAGATCCCGCAGCTTGCCAATCGCGGTGACATCGCCACAAACGCCCGCCCCACGAATCGCCTGGCGACGCACGGCCAGATCCGGATCCTCAAGGAAAGCACCAAAGCGCGTGTTGTAGCTCGCTTCGCGCGAGCGCCACATTGCATGGACCCCATCGGCGCGTGAGCTGGGATTCGCCAGAAACTCTTCGACATAAGTCCGCAGCTTCTTTGCTGGAACACTATCCGGCAACAAGGTAATCAGACTCGCCGCCCGCAGAGCCGCAGGCGCATGGCTGTCTTCAAGAGTCGCTTCCGCCACCGAACGGACTTCGGCAATCTGATTCAACCGGGCCAAGGCACGGAATGCCGCAGCACGAACCGCAATGGTATCGCTACCGGCGGCAAGGGCCATCAACGGCGTCACGGCCGTCTCAGGAAGCTCCAGATCTTCAAGAACATCGAGAGCCGCTAGACGCACCGCTTCGTCTTCATGCGAAGTCGCGAATTCTACAATCTCATCGTCGTCAAGGACTTCAAATTCAGGACCAGCAGTTGCGGCGTAGTCCTCCAGGAAATCGATCTCGGGCTCAGGGATCTCAGGAGCGATGTGCTTCAACTGTTCCAGGGCAAACTCGATCTCGCGATTCTTCCCCACTTCGGCAAGCAGCTTCTCAAGCGGTGCAATGCCAGCCTTATCGCCATAGAGACCCAGCAGGATGGCGCCATCTTCCATGTCAAAGTCGAGACGTTCGAGGATGATGTCAAAGATGCGCTGGTCATGCACGCCGAGACCAGCCAGCAAAAAGGCCACTTCGCCGCTCGCGTCTTCTTCCAGCGCTCGATAGGCGTTGATCAAGGGTTCGATCGCACCGGCACCAGCTTCACGGGCAATCTTGACCATGCTCGAAGGCAATTCGGTGAAGCCTTCCCGGAGCAGCGTCGCGATGTAATCGATGGCCGGAGCCCCAGGCAGATGGGCGAGCAGATTCAGAATATCGGCATCGATCTCAAGACGCGCTCCTTCCGCGGGCTTGCTGCCATAGGCAACCAGCGCCTCGACCGATTCTTCGGGACGCGCCACAATCGCGGCAATCAGGCGCTGGTCAAAACCAATGCGGCCCTTGCCCACTTCATCGAGCAAAGTGGAGACAGGCGTCTGAGCATAGGCGGAGGGTTGGATTGGCATTAGTAGGTTGCCCGGCCACCGGAGGCATCATAGGTTTGGGCGGTGACAAAGGAGGCGTCCGGACTCGCGAGAAAATGCACCACAGCGGCAATCTCTTCCGGCTCTCCGGTACGGCGCATTGGGATGCGCTGTGTCATGTAGTCGACTTGCGCCGGCGTCAGTTGCTCCAGCATCTTCGTGCGAACAACGGCGGGCGTCACGCAGTTAGCGCAGATGCCTTCCTGCGCCACTTCTTTTCCAAGAGATTTCGTAAACCCAATGAGGCCAGCCTTGGTGGCCGAGTATGCACTCATATTTGGGTTGCCTTCTTTGCCGGCAATCGAAGCAATGTTCACGATGCGGCCGTACTTACGCTCTCGCATGTGAGGCAGAACCGCGCGGCAGAGATAAAAAGGTCCGTTCAGATTCACAGAAACGCAAAGGGCCCAATCGTCATTGGTCTGTTCCCAGATCGGCGCGGCCTTCCCGGCCACCCCGGCGTTGTTCACAAGAATGTCGACACGTCCTGTACGGGCAATCGTGTCGGCAATCAACTTTTCGCAGCTTTCGCTCGATGCGACATCGAGCGAAAGTGCGAAGGAATGATTCGGAAGCGAGGCGGCAACTTCTGAGCCAGCCGTAACATTCAGGTCGGCGATAACAACGGTCGCGCCACTGTTGGCCAGGCGGCGGGCGATTACTTCGCCAATGCCCGCTGCGGCTCCAGTTACAATCGCTGTCTGTCCGGTGAGATCAAAATATGACGCCATCGCTATCCTCTTAAGCTTCCTTGACTACGTTGACAGTAATCTCAGCATCCACGTCCTTGTAGAGATGGATGATGACCTTGTGCTCGCCCAGAACCTTGATCGGCTCTTCCAGGCGAATCTTCTTCTTGTCCACATTGAAGCCCTTCTTGGTGAGGCCTTCTTCAATGTCGCCAGAAGTGACGGATCCAAAGAGA
This window encodes:
- a CDS encoding SDR family NAD(P)-dependent oxidoreductase, which encodes MASYFDLTGQTAIVTGAAAGIGEVIARRLANSGATVVIADLNVTAGSEVAASLPNHSFALSLDVASSESCEKLIADTIARTGRVDILVNNAGVAGKAAPIWEQTNDDWALCVSVNLNGPFYLCRAVLPHMRERKYGRIVNIASIAGKEGNPNMSAYSATKAGLIGFTKSLGKEVAQEGICANCVTPAVVRTKMLEQLTPAQVDYMTQRIPMRRTGEPEEIAAVVHFLASPDASFVTAQTYDASGGRATY
- a CDS encoding HEAT repeat domain-containing protein encodes the protein MPIQPSAYAQTPVSTLLDEVGKGRIGFDQRLIAAIVARPEESVEALVAYGSKPAEGARLEIDADILNLLAHLPGAPAIDYIATLLREGFTELPSSMVKIAREAGAGAIEPLINAYRALEEDASGEVAFLLAGLGVHDQRIFDIILERLDFDMEDGAILLGLYGDKAGIAPLEKLLAEVGKNREIEFALEQLKHIAPEIPEPEIDFLEDYAATAGPEFEVLDDDEIVEFATSHEDEAVRLAALDVLEDLELPETAVTPLMALAAGSDTIAVRAAAFRALARLNQIAEVRSVAEATLEDSHAPAALRAASLITLLPDSVPAKKLRTYVEEFLANPSSRADGVHAMWRSREASYNTRFGAFLEDPDLAVRRQAIRGAGVCGDVTAIGKLRDLMLDDDVRKDAIFAYSMAVPSDVSPSRMRSLFKRIEKEAGGLNHDETTAVAIALDMRLEADGKEAIFLSEVEDADEHEGHQHD
- a CDS encoding glycosyltransferase; this encodes MRVAFFTDSFHEINGVAHTSRNLDAFARRRNLPFLSVHAGATTELRRTGNHLELSLKRTVLGIPLDNNMSFDLFFARHWRRTMQAFRDFQPDVVHITGPSDVGILGAVAAKHMGVPILASWHTNLHEYAGTRLGSIVGAFLGESSRSKLEQFAESKALDALSLYYRMGRLLLAPNEELRRMLEQKTGRPCQLMHRGVERDLFHPLRRTRRDATLVLGFCGRLRPEKNVRLLVKLEEMLLAEGVTNYKFLIVGDGSEREWLRQNLKSVELPGVLRGEQLAEAYANMDVFLFPSWTDTFGNVILESLACGTPCVVNTGGGPKFLVENEVTGMIASSDAKFVAAAASLARNPEHRFRLREGALQSKFVQSWDEVFERLYRSYSECAARTTLSTAIRQPEVV